A part of Loxodonta africana isolate mLoxAfr1 chromosome 11, mLoxAfr1.hap2, whole genome shotgun sequence genomic DNA contains:
- the BLVRB gene encoding flavin reductase (NADPH) — MAVKKIAIFGATGRTGLTTLAQAVQAGYEVTVLVRDSSRLPAEGPQPAHVIVGDVRKAADVDKTVAGQDAIVVLLGTGNDLSPTTVMSEGAQNIVAAMKAHGVDKVVACTSAFLLWDPAKVPPRLQDVTDDHIRMHKVLQESGLKYVAVMPPHIGDQPLTGAYSVTLDGRGPSRVISKHDLGHFMLHCLTTNKYDGHSTYPSHQYD; from the exons ATGGCCGTCAAGAAGATCGCGATCTTCGGCGCCACCGGCAGGACCGGGCTCACCACCCTCGCGCAGGCGGTGCAGGCAG GTTATGAAGTGACGGTGCTGGTGCGGGACTCCTCCAGGCTGCCCGCGGAAGGGCCCCAGCCGGCCCACGTGATAGTGGGTGACGTTCGGAAGGCTGCTGATGTGGACAAGACCGTGGCTGGGCAGGATGCCATTGTCGTGCTGCTGGGCACTGGCAACGACCTCA GTCCCACCACAGTGATGTCCGAGGGCGCCCAGAACATTGTGGCGGCCATGAAGGCTCACGGCGTGGACAAAGTTGTGGCCTGCACCTCGG CCTTTCTGCTATGGGACCCAGCCAAGGTGCCTCCACGACTGCAGGACGTGACCGATGACCACATTCGCATGCACAAGGTGTTGCAGGAGTCTGGCCTGAAGTATGTCGCTGTGATGCCGCCCCACATAG GGGACCAGCCACTGACAGGGGCCTACTCAGTGACCCTGGATGGACGAGGGCCCTCTAGGGTCATTTCCAAACATGACCTGGGCCACTTCATGCTGCACTGTCTCACCACCAACAAGTACGACGGGCACAGCACCTACCCCTCCCACCAGTACGACTAG